Proteins from a genomic interval of Bradyrhizobium sp. CCGB01:
- a CDS encoding potassium channel family protein, translating to MALQFLVGALVSVIDIMIHALVTIAAIGAARRAGLRHTMWPRTHLMAVMVVTAASLMVAHTLEVLVWALAYMIVGAAPAGSHLLYFAFVNYTTLGYGDVTPVEAWRLIGPMTAMSGILMFGWSTAVLFEVLRKTLEHLASIAPSGSPSRSQDRAKSSVGGATG from the coding sequence ATGGCGCTTCAGTTCCTGGTCGGGGCACTGGTCAGCGTGATCGACATCATGATTCATGCTCTGGTGACCATTGCGGCCATCGGCGCTGCCCGCAGGGCGGGATTGCGGCACACTATGTGGCCCAGGACGCATTTGATGGCCGTAATGGTCGTAACCGCAGCGTCGCTGATGGTCGCGCATACGCTGGAGGTCCTGGTCTGGGCATTGGCCTACATGATCGTCGGCGCCGCGCCCGCCGGCAGCCACCTGCTCTATTTCGCCTTCGTCAACTACACCACGCTGGGCTATGGCGACGTTACACCGGTCGAGGCTTGGCGGCTGATCGGGCCGATGACGGCGATGAGCGGCATCCTGATGTTCGGTTGGTCGACCGCCGTCCTGTTCGAGGTGTTGCGCAAGACGCTCGAGCATCTTGCCTCGATTGCGCCGTCGGGATCGCCGTCCAGGTCTCAAGATCGAGCTAAGTCATCTGTTGGCGGTGCAACAGGATGA
- a CDS encoding response regulator transcription factor: MPGLVHVVDDDESFRTAIARRLKLAGYQVATYASAQELLDGALDDEQAGCILLDVRIPGLSGPDLQERLIASGLMLPIIFLTGHADTPTTVRAIKAGAEDFLTKPISSEQLIDAIERALASQRTARAQRSRLDTFRAQLARLTQRERQVFDLIVRGRINKQIAHELGTTERTVKAHRHQVMEKMQVHSLAELVSIAERLGMIDVNEH; the protein is encoded by the coding sequence GTGCCGGGCTTGGTTCACGTGGTCGACGACGACGAGTCCTTTCGGACGGCGATCGCGCGCCGGCTGAAGCTCGCGGGCTATCAGGTCGCGACCTATGCGTCAGCACAGGAGTTGCTGGATGGCGCGCTGGATGACGAGCAGGCTGGTTGCATCCTGCTCGACGTGCGGATTCCCGGATTGAGCGGTCCCGACTTGCAGGAGCGATTGATCGCGTCCGGCCTGATGCTGCCAATCATTTTCCTGACCGGACATGCGGACACGCCGACCACGGTGCGTGCGATCAAGGCGGGGGCGGAAGATTTCCTGACCAAACCGATATCCTCCGAGCAGCTGATCGACGCGATCGAGCGCGCGTTGGCGAGTCAGCGGACGGCGCGTGCCCAGCGCAGCAGGCTCGACACCTTTCGGGCGCAACTGGCCAGGCTGACGCAGCGCGAGCGGCAGGTGTTCGATCTCATCGTGCGTGGCCGGATCAACAAGCAGATTGCGCATGAGCTCGGGACCACCGAACGCACGGTGAAGGCTCACCGCCATCAGGTGATGGAGAAGATGCAGGTTCATTCGCTTGCTGAGCTCGTTTCGATCGCGGAGCGGCTCGGAATGATCGATGTGAATGAGCATTAG
- a CDS encoding helix-turn-helix domain-containing protein has product MFVRIATDSALRPNSLRDLGMTSDSNALVNLSEFSYRKGTEIYGEKEPAEYVYQVRSGAVRSYKLLPDGRRQIGAFHLAGDIFGLENGSAHRFTTEAIVDTTVRLIKRQSLETVAESDAMVARNLLSMTTNNLQHAEDHMLLLGRKTSLERVAAFLLEMDKRLTAAGVMALPMSRRDIADYLGLTLETVSRALSRLHDLGVLGFIGNTQRQIVLRDRSRLAGLDLQS; this is encoded by the coding sequence ATGTTTGTTCGCATCGCAACGGATTCCGCACTGCGTCCAAATTCTCTTCGTGACCTCGGCATGACCAGCGATTCAAATGCGCTCGTCAATTTAAGCGAATTTTCGTACAGGAAAGGCACCGAGATCTACGGCGAGAAAGAGCCTGCCGAGTATGTCTATCAGGTCAGGTCTGGCGCGGTAAGAAGTTACAAGCTGCTGCCGGATGGCCGCAGGCAGATTGGAGCATTCCACCTCGCCGGCGACATCTTCGGGCTCGAGAACGGTAGCGCCCACCGGTTCACGACGGAAGCGATCGTGGACACCACGGTGCGCCTGATCAAACGGCAAAGTCTCGAGACGGTCGCCGAGAGCGATGCCATGGTGGCCAGAAATCTGCTCAGCATGACCACGAACAATCTCCAGCACGCGGAAGACCACATGCTGCTGCTCGGACGCAAGACGTCGCTGGAGCGGGTCGCGGCGTTCCTGCTCGAGATGGACAAGCGGCTGACGGCCGCGGGCGTCATGGCGCTGCCGATGTCGCGGCGCGACATCGCCGACTATCTCGGCCTGACACTGGAAACCGTGTCCCGCGCGCTGTCCCGGCTGCATGACCTCGGCGTTCTTGGATTCATCGGCAACACCCAGCGCCAGATCGTGTTGCGCGACCGGAGCCGGCTCGCCGGCCTCGACTTGCAATCTTGA
- a CDS encoding S9 family peptidase encodes MHRLILRFFATAFLVLLIFAARARAEDEVRIQEEIWALPLALPMFAYLVRPVGDGPFPLVIMNHGVSLKPTDRSFFPLVEFRDAAKWFARRGYLVVAPVGSGYGAQAIDIPERALYGPFFSKVGKCTNPNFHDAGLAVAQVDLRIIDYMAAEKRIIPDDVIVVGQSAGGWASIALSSLNPPPVKAIIAFAAGRGGRVDGKPNNNCAPDRLVEATADFGRTSRVPMLWIYIENDTFFGPALSQRMHAAFISAGGRAEYHLMPPFGNEGHFFIGSPDAIPLWSPLVTKFLDAQK; translated from the coding sequence ATGCATCGCTTGATCCTCCGGTTTTTCGCGACCGCCTTCCTCGTTCTGCTCATCTTCGCCGCGCGTGCGCGCGCCGAGGACGAGGTCCGCATCCAGGAAGAGATCTGGGCCCTTCCGCTAGCGTTGCCGATGTTCGCCTATCTGGTGCGTCCGGTCGGCGACGGCCCGTTCCCGCTCGTGATCATGAATCACGGCGTCTCGCTCAAACCGACCGATCGCAGCTTCTTTCCGCTGGTCGAATTCCGCGACGCTGCCAAATGGTTCGCAAGGCGCGGCTACCTCGTGGTGGCGCCGGTCGGCAGCGGTTATGGCGCACAGGCGATCGACATTCCCGAGCGCGCGCTTTATGGCCCGTTCTTTTCGAAGGTCGGCAAGTGCACCAATCCCAATTTCCACGATGCGGGCCTCGCGGTCGCCCAGGTCGATCTCCGGATCATCGACTACATGGCGGCCGAGAAGCGCATCATCCCGGACGACGTGATCGTGGTCGGGCAGTCCGCCGGCGGCTGGGCCTCGATCGCCTTGTCGAGCCTGAACCCGCCGCCGGTGAAGGCCATCATCGCCTTCGCCGCCGGCCGCGGCGGCCGGGTGGACGGCAAGCCGAACAACAATTGCGCGCCGGACAGGCTCGTCGAGGCGACCGCGGATTTCGGCCGCACCTCGCGCGTGCCGATGCTGTGGATCTACATCGAGAATGACACATTCTTCGGTCCCGCCCTGTCGCAGCGCATGCATGCTGCCTTCATCAGCGCCGGCGGCCGGGCCGAGTATCATCTGATGCCCCCATTCGGCAACGAGGGGCATTTCTTCATCGGCTCGCCGGACGCGATTCCGCTGTGGTCGCCGCTGGTGACCAAGTTCCTCGATGCGCAGAAATAG
- a CDS encoding ABC transporter substrate-binding protein, whose product MRRREFMSLLGAAAAFPGLARAQERMPSVGVLTGNVVGDPGAQMRVDAFQQGLADRGWIANQNYRLEVRWPGPNPARQRSEALELVAAGPDVLLSTSTGTTRALRDATHRIPIVFVGLSDPVGTGLVTNLARPTGNLTGFSLYEHSMSGKWLSLLKDMVPGMSHAALLFNPESSPYAPYYLQAAHQMENRLGLKVAGAAVRSGPDIAGVIETAARTGGGLVVLPDGGFFGPQSAMTIALLTQHRVPAIFAVRFYALNGGLMSYGADLTQQFRDGAGYVDRVLRGSEIRTLPVQFATRFELAINMKAANALGLAVPNRLLMEAELIE is encoded by the coding sequence ATGAGACGCCGTGAGTTCATGTCGCTGCTTGGTGCGGCGGCTGCATTCCCGGGCTTGGCGAGGGCCCAGGAGAGGATGCCTTCGGTCGGCGTGCTCACCGGCAATGTCGTCGGCGATCCCGGCGCGCAGATGCGAGTTGACGCCTTTCAGCAGGGGCTCGCCGATCGCGGTTGGATCGCCAACCAGAACTATCGCCTGGAGGTGCGCTGGCCGGGTCCCAATCCCGCAAGGCAGCGCTCGGAGGCGCTCGAGCTCGTCGCCGCCGGGCCGGACGTGCTGCTCTCGACCAGTACCGGAACGACGCGGGCGCTGCGCGATGCGACGCACAGGATTCCGATCGTCTTCGTCGGGCTCTCCGATCCCGTCGGGACCGGCCTCGTCACCAATCTGGCGCGGCCGACCGGAAATCTCACCGGCTTCTCGCTCTATGAGCACTCGATGAGCGGGAAATGGCTCAGCCTGCTGAAAGACATGGTGCCGGGGATGAGCCATGCCGCGCTGCTGTTCAATCCGGAGTCCTCGCCCTATGCGCCGTATTATCTTCAGGCCGCGCATCAGATGGAAAACCGCCTCGGCCTCAAGGTCGCGGGCGCCGCCGTTCGCAGTGGCCCCGACATCGCCGGTGTGATCGAGACGGCGGCACGCACCGGCGGCGGTCTGGTCGTGCTGCCCGATGGTGGCTTCTTCGGACCCCAGAGCGCAATGACGATTGCCCTGCTGACGCAGCATCGCGTGCCGGCGATCTTCGCGGTCCGCTTCTACGCATTGAACGGCGGGCTGATGTCCTATGGCGCCGATCTCACCCAGCAGTTTCGTGACGGCGCGGGCTACGTCGATCGCGTCCTGCGCGGTTCCGAGATTCGTACCCTCCCGGTGCAATTCGCCACCAGGTTCGAGCTCGCGATCAACATGAAGGCGGCGAATGCCCTTGGGCTGGCAGTCCCGAACCGGCTGCTGATGGAGGCCGAACTGATCGAATGA
- a CDS encoding ATP-binding protein — protein MASVSVRMWPMAITWLRLGLVLVACVLSSPADAARLGEARYRELKRVLVLHSFGREFRPWSEYARSIKAELERQSLWPLDVQEHTLLTARFNNPGPEAPFVEYLGSLYQGAQPDIVLSIGAPAARFVQKYRMKLFPDAPMVLSAVEHRLVNRADLTGNDVVVSIRNDFMAVFDNILRLLPDTRAAAIVIGASPLEKFWVDEVKRELKPLEGRLDLVWYSDLSFEQILKRASELSPHTVLFWGLMSVDGAGIVHEGDLALRSLHAVANAPIFSYQEPFFGGSTVGGPMHSVDETSRKTVNAVMRILGGEKPESIKSEPIEFAPPKYDWRELRRWGISESRLPPGSEVVFREPSIWERYRWQMLLISAVFLVQAGLISGLLHERQRRRVAEVESRQRLAELAHANRYSAVGELTTSIAHELNQPLGSILTNAETAELMLKSASPDISELRQILADIRRDDQRASEVIRRLRSVLKKTPFEIKQIELNDTVREAIGLVRAVADGRRITLTYMPVQADLPIKGDPVQLQQVVLNLIINAIDAISDADAGKREVSVSTARAGNQAEVRVTDTGPGIAASDLANVFDPFFTTKPQGMGMGLAIAATIIEAHHGTVAAANQPAGGALFTIRLPIAR, from the coding sequence ATGGCCAGCGTTTCGGTCAGGATGTGGCCGATGGCGATCACGTGGCTTCGTCTTGGCCTGGTGCTGGTTGCCTGCGTCTTGTCCTCGCCGGCCGATGCCGCCCGGCTTGGCGAAGCACGTTACCGCGAGCTCAAGCGCGTGCTGGTGCTGCATTCCTTCGGGCGGGAATTCCGGCCCTGGAGCGAATATGCGCGTAGCATCAAGGCCGAGCTCGAGCGGCAGTCGCTCTGGCCGCTCGATGTCCAGGAGCACACTCTGCTCACTGCGCGCTTCAACAATCCGGGGCCGGAGGCACCATTCGTCGAATATCTCGGCTCGCTCTATCAGGGCGCGCAGCCCGACATCGTGCTGAGCATCGGCGCGCCCGCGGCGCGGTTCGTCCAGAAATACCGGATGAAGCTCTTTCCTGATGCTCCGATGGTGCTGAGCGCGGTCGAGCACCGCCTGGTGAACCGCGCCGACCTCACCGGAAATGACGTCGTCGTGTCGATCCGCAATGATTTCATGGCGGTGTTCGACAATATTCTCCGGCTTCTGCCGGACACCAGGGCGGCCGCGATCGTGATCGGCGCCTCGCCGCTCGAAAAGTTCTGGGTCGACGAAGTGAAACGGGAGTTGAAGCCGCTGGAGGGCCGGCTCGATCTCGTCTGGTATTCGGACCTTTCGTTCGAGCAGATATTGAAGCGTGCATCGGAACTTTCGCCTCATACCGTGTTGTTCTGGGGGTTGATGTCAGTCGACGGAGCCGGCATCGTCCACGAGGGCGACCTTGCGCTCCGCAGCCTGCACGCCGTCGCGAACGCGCCGATCTTTTCCTATCAGGAGCCGTTCTTTGGCGGCAGCACCGTCGGCGGCCCGATGCATTCGGTCGATGAAACGAGCCGCAAGACGGTGAACGCCGTGATGCGCATCCTGGGCGGCGAAAAGCCGGAGAGCATCAAGTCCGAGCCCATCGAATTTGCGCCGCCGAAATACGACTGGCGGGAGTTGCGGCGGTGGGGCATCAGCGAGAGTCGGCTGCCTCCCGGCAGCGAGGTCGTGTTTCGCGAGCCCAGCATCTGGGAGCGCTATCGTTGGCAGATGTTGTTGATCTCGGCCGTATTCCTCGTGCAGGCGGGCCTCATCAGCGGGCTGCTGCACGAGCGCCAGCGCCGCCGCGTCGCTGAGGTCGAGTCGCGCCAGCGCCTGGCCGAACTTGCTCACGCCAATCGCTATTCCGCCGTCGGCGAGTTGACGACGTCGATCGCGCACGAACTGAACCAGCCGCTCGGCTCCATCCTGACCAACGCCGAGACCGCTGAGCTCATGCTCAAGTCCGCTTCGCCCGACATCAGCGAGCTCCGTCAGATTCTCGCCGACATCAGACGCGACGACCAGCGGGCGAGCGAGGTCATCCGCAGGCTGCGCAGTGTTCTGAAGAAGACGCCATTCGAGATCAAGCAGATCGAGCTCAATGACACGGTGCGGGAAGCCATCGGTCTGGTGAGAGCCGTTGCCGATGGCCGCCGGATCACGTTGACCTACATGCCTGTTCAGGCCGATCTACCGATCAAGGGCGACCCGGTCCAGCTTCAGCAAGTGGTTCTCAACCTGATCATCAACGCGATAGATGCGATCTCCGACGCGGACGCCGGAAAACGCGAGGTCAGCGTTTCGACTGCGCGCGCCGGCAATCAGGCGGAGGTCAGGGTCACCGATACCGGGCCCGGGATTGCCGCCTCCGATCTGGCGAACGTGTTCGATCCGTTCTTCACGACAAAGCCGCAAGGTATGGGCATGGGGCTCGCGATCGCCGCGACCATCATCGAGGCACATCACGGCACGGTTGCCGCAGCGAACCAGCCGGCGGGCGGTGCGCTGTTCACGATCCGGCTTCCGATCGCTCGCTGA
- a CDS encoding HlyD family secretion protein, with translation MFELMFCSLLTILPDYLYRRYVQGKRFGKEITFFSVWYELRWGITGCLMLTVSLITMIFYFHPSTSSATLYFRTVPILPEGSGRVADVKVGFSEAVKKGDVLFTLDASKQQAAYETAKRKIAEVDAAMQTAQADVVKAEAQLGEARANYQQAKDELEVKSELQRRNPGIVPQRDIDKLQVLVDQRQSGIDAATAARQSASLQVSTLLPAQKASAEAARDQAQVDLDKTIVRAGVDGRVEQFLIRTGDVVNQLMRPAGVLIPEGAGRKLLQAGFGQIEAQVMKTGMVAEATCISKPWVIIPMVITTVQDYIAAGQFRSGEQLIEAQNAVRPGTILVFMEPLYKGGLDGVTPGSSCIVNAYTSNHEEISAKDTSTSRKIALHVVDGVGLVHALLLRIQALLLPIQTLVLSGH, from the coding sequence ATGTTTGAGCTGATGTTCTGCTCGCTGCTGACGATCCTGCCGGACTATCTGTATCGCCGTTACGTCCAGGGCAAGCGCTTCGGCAAGGAGATCACCTTCTTCTCGGTCTGGTACGAGCTCAGATGGGGCATCACCGGCTGCCTGATGCTGACGGTTTCGCTGATCACCATGATCTTCTACTTCCATCCCTCCACGTCGTCCGCGACGCTCTATTTCCGCACGGTGCCGATCCTGCCGGAGGGCTCGGGCCGTGTCGCCGACGTCAAGGTCGGCTTCAGCGAAGCCGTGAAGAAGGGCGACGTGCTGTTCACGCTCGATGCCTCGAAGCAGCAGGCCGCCTACGAGACGGCAAAGCGAAAGATCGCGGAGGTCGATGCCGCGATGCAGACCGCACAGGCGGACGTGGTCAAGGCGGAGGCGCAGCTCGGTGAAGCGAGAGCCAATTATCAGCAGGCCAAGGACGAGCTCGAGGTCAAGAGCGAGCTCCAGCGCCGCAATCCCGGCATCGTCCCGCAGCGTGACATCGACAAGCTCCAGGTGCTGGTCGATCAGCGCCAGTCGGGTATCGACGCAGCGACGGCCGCAAGGCAGTCCGCATCGCTGCAGGTCTCCACCCTGCTGCCGGCGCAGAAGGCCAGTGCGGAAGCCGCACGCGATCAGGCCCAGGTCGACCTCGACAAGACCATCGTACGTGCCGGCGTCGATGGGCGCGTCGAGCAGTTCCTGATCCGTACTGGTGACGTCGTCAATCAGCTGATGCGCCCGGCGGGCGTGCTGATTCCGGAAGGAGCCGGCCGTAAGCTGCTTCAGGCCGGTTTCGGCCAGATCGAGGCCCAGGTGATGAAGACGGGCATGGTTGCGGAGGCGACCTGCATTTCAAAGCCCTGGGTCATCATCCCGATGGTGATCACGACGGTGCAGGACTATATCGCCGCCGGGCAGTTTCGTTCCGGTGAGCAGTTGATCGAGGCGCAAAACGCCGTGCGGCCCGGCACGATCCTGGTGTTCATGGAGCCGCTGTACAAGGGCGGGCTCGACGGCGTCACGCCCGGCAGCAGTTGCATCGTTAATGCCTACACCAGCAATCACGAGGAAATCTCCGCTAAAGATACTTCGACCAGCCGGAAGATTGCCCTGCATGTCGTCGACGGCGTCGGCTTGGTCCACGCGCTCCTGCTACGCATCCAGGCGTTGCTGCTGCCGATCCAGACGCTGGTGTTGAGCGGCCATTGA
- a CDS encoding invasion associated locus B family protein — MLNARDCLAGLLAIAITGTTTLPGRAAPKTAQADKPAEVATRGQREAKDISYGDWQKLCFKAGGAPTLCRTSITGQFATGQTAVRVDLIEREDAATARLQLFVPVGMYLQQAPSLSIDQGASFRVPYNWCLTNLCIAADVAAPEVIRGMEAGKTLTLELVDSNLLALTTSIPLAQFGSVHKGAPARTLEQYVDE; from the coding sequence ATGCTCAATGCCCGTGACTGTCTTGCTGGCCTTCTTGCCATCGCCATCACCGGGACCACGACATTGCCCGGCCGTGCCGCACCAAAAACAGCCCAGGCTGACAAGCCGGCCGAAGTCGCAACGCGTGGCCAGCGCGAAGCGAAGGACATCAGCTACGGCGATTGGCAGAAGCTCTGCTTCAAGGCCGGAGGTGCACCCACGCTGTGCCGGACCTCGATCACCGGGCAATTCGCGACCGGACAGACGGCTGTGCGCGTCGACCTGATCGAGCGCGAAGACGCTGCCACGGCCCGCCTGCAACTGTTCGTGCCGGTCGGCATGTACCTGCAACAGGCACCCAGCTTGAGCATCGACCAAGGCGCCTCCTTCCGCGTGCCCTATAATTGGTGTCTCACCAATCTATGCATCGCGGCGGATGTAGCGGCGCCGGAGGTCATCAGGGGAATGGAGGCCGGCAAAACGCTGACGCTCGAACTCGTCGATTCCAACCTCCTTGCCCTGACGACTTCGATTCCGCTGGCGCAATTCGGCTCCGTCCACAAGGGCGCGCCAGCCAGGACGCTCGAGCAATATGTCGACGAATAA
- the ppk2 gene encoding polyphosphate kinase 2: protein MAKDAPAERMKRKDYEKELEKLQVELCHLQDWVRAEKLKVIIIFEGRDAAGKGGTIKALTEKVSPRVFRVCALPAPSDRQKSQLFLQRYIEQFPAGGEIVIFDRSWYNRAGVEYVMGFCTPAEHKRFLELCPQVEKFAVDAGIILIKLWLEVGMEEQELRFKARIEDPLRQWKLSPMDTESFGRWYDYSRARDMMFEATDTKHAPWRLIRSDDKRRARLNVISHILRTIPYKKIARAKVKLPKRSHKGRYNDQASLRGLKFVEERY from the coding sequence ATGGCCAAGGATGCGCCCGCGGAGCGGATGAAGCGGAAAGACTATGAGAAGGAGCTCGAGAAGCTCCAGGTCGAGCTGTGCCATCTTCAGGACTGGGTGAGAGCCGAGAAACTGAAGGTGATCATCATCTTCGAAGGGCGCGACGCCGCCGGCAAGGGAGGCACCATCAAGGCGCTGACCGAAAAAGTGAGCCCGCGGGTGTTCCGCGTCTGCGCCCTGCCCGCACCGTCCGACCGGCAGAAATCTCAGCTGTTCCTCCAGCGCTACATCGAGCAATTCCCGGCCGGCGGCGAGATCGTGATCTTCGACCGCAGCTGGTACAATCGCGCCGGCGTCGAATATGTCATGGGCTTCTGCACGCCAGCCGAGCACAAGCGCTTCCTGGAATTGTGTCCGCAGGTCGAGAAATTCGCCGTGGATGCCGGCATCATCCTGATCAAGCTCTGGCTGGAGGTCGGGATGGAGGAGCAGGAGCTCCGCTTCAAGGCGCGCATCGAGGATCCGCTGCGACAGTGGAAGCTTAGCCCGATGGACACCGAGTCGTTCGGGCGCTGGTACGACTACTCGCGCGCGCGTGACATGATGTTCGAGGCGACCGACACCAAGCATGCGCCATGGCGACTGATCCGCTCCGACGACAAGCGGCGGGCACGGCTCAACGTCATCTCGCACATCCTGAGGACGATCCCCTACAAGAAGATCGCGCGGGCAAAGGTCAAGCTGCCGAAGCGGTCCCACAAGGGACGCTACAACGACCAGGCGAGCCTGCGCGGACTGAAGTTCGTCGAGGAACGATACTGA
- a CDS encoding SulP family inorganic anion transporter translates to MSSPPEPTWTRFFPPAGWLGGYRREWLPSDAVAGITLAAYAIPVSLAYAALAGLPPQIGVYGYMLGGIGYALLGASRQLAIGPTSAISLMIAGTVGMLAGGDAVRYAQIASLAAFAVAVLCLIAWMFKLSVLVRLVSDSILVGFKAGAGLTIIMSQLPSLFGVAGGGHNFFDRAVKLVGQLGAIDPLVLAVGAIALLLLLLGERLLPGKPVGITIVALAITMATLLGLPALGVPVTGKIPEGLPALGIPTFGLLEFDDLFPLAAGCVLLAYIEGVSAARSFAAKHGYPLDVRQEFLGLGAANLAAALGHGYPVAGGLSQSAVNDNAGARTPLALVICSVTLGLCLLFFTGLLTNLPKAVLAAIVFAAVYKLVDVRALLRMWQVSRIDFYAAAIALVAVLLLGILQGVLLAAIASIFLLLARASRPNVAFLGRLPGTGRYSDSARHEGVEPLVGIVAFRPEASLLYINAETILDTVLIALRTSPDIRLVVCDLSASPYIDLAGARMLHELYDELASRKVTFCIAGAHAQLRDLLRAEGLGEKTDSGQWLRSLDGVLEEQATTAQRTI, encoded by the coding sequence ATGAGTTCGCCTCCCGAACCGACCTGGACGCGCTTCTTTCCGCCGGCCGGATGGCTTGGTGGTTATCGGCGCGAGTGGCTACCGTCCGACGCTGTTGCAGGCATCACGCTCGCCGCTTACGCCATCCCGGTCTCGCTCGCCTATGCCGCGCTGGCGGGCCTGCCGCCGCAGATCGGCGTCTATGGCTACATGCTCGGCGGCATCGGCTATGCGTTACTTGGAGCATCGCGGCAGCTCGCGATCGGGCCGACCTCGGCGATCTCGCTGATGATTGCAGGCACCGTCGGGATGTTGGCCGGAGGAGATGCTGTACGCTATGCCCAGATCGCAAGCCTTGCCGCCTTTGCGGTCGCGGTGCTGTGTCTGATCGCGTGGATGTTCAAGCTCAGCGTTCTGGTCCGGCTCGTCAGCGACAGCATATTGGTCGGCTTCAAGGCCGGTGCCGGGCTCACCATCATCATGAGCCAATTGCCGAGCCTGTTCGGCGTTGCCGGCGGCGGCCACAATTTCTTCGACCGGGCCGTCAAGCTGGTCGGGCAGCTTGGCGCCATCGACCCGCTCGTGCTGGCTGTCGGCGCAATCGCGCTGCTACTGCTCTTGCTCGGCGAACGGCTCCTGCCGGGCAAACCGGTCGGCATCACCATCGTCGCGCTCGCGATCACAATGGCAACTCTGCTTGGCCTCCCGGCTCTCGGTGTGCCCGTCACCGGAAAGATCCCGGAGGGCCTGCCGGCGCTCGGGATACCAACTTTCGGCCTGCTGGAATTCGACGATCTCTTTCCACTCGCGGCGGGGTGCGTGCTGCTGGCCTATATCGAGGGCGTTTCAGCCGCCCGCAGCTTCGCCGCCAAGCACGGCTATCCGCTCGACGTGCGGCAGGAGTTTTTGGGGCTGGGCGCGGCGAACCTCGCGGCGGCCCTCGGCCATGGCTATCCTGTCGCCGGCGGCTTATCGCAATCGGCCGTGAATGATAATGCCGGCGCCCGGACGCCACTTGCCCTGGTGATCTGCTCGGTGACGCTCGGGCTGTGTCTGCTGTTCTTCACGGGGCTCCTGACCAATCTGCCCAAGGCAGTGCTCGCCGCCATCGTCTTTGCCGCAGTGTACAAGCTGGTGGATGTCCGCGCGCTGCTGCGAATGTGGCAGGTTAGCCGGATTGATTTCTATGCGGCGGCGATTGCCCTGGTCGCCGTATTGCTGCTCGGCATCCTCCAGGGCGTCCTGCTGGCGGCGATCGCGTCGATCTTCCTCCTGTTGGCACGGGCTTCGAGACCGAATGTGGCGTTCCTCGGCCGTCTGCCCGGCACGGGCCGCTATTCCGACAGCGCAAGGCACGAGGGGGTCGAGCCGCTGGTCGGCATTGTCGCGTTCCGTCCCGAAGCGTCGCTGCTCTACATCAACGCCGAGACCATTCTTGATACGGTGCTGATCGCGCTCCGGACATCGCCCGACATTCGGCTGGTTGTCTGCGACCTCTCGGCGTCGCCCTATATTGATCTCGCCGGCGCGCGCATGCTGCATGAGCTCTACGACGAGCTTGCCTCGCGAAAGGTCACTTTCTGCATCGCCGGGGCGCATGCGCAGCTCCGCGACCTTCTACGTGCGGAAGGGCTGGGCGAAAAGACCGACAGTGGCCAGTGGCTGCGTTCGCTCGACGGTGTTCTCGAAGAGCAGGCCACGACCGCGCAACGGACGATCTGA
- a CDS encoding response regulator transcription factor produces the protein MPRSQFAYLPKRQIVLPPGQSVFVVDDDLSMRTSMNRLLRGHGFDATLFDSAGALLEYGRFDNAICIVLDINLGGTSGIDVRRKLAEQGVTAPVIYITGNDSPANRAAALASGCIAYLIKPFMAQSLIESVERAGIP, from the coding sequence TTGCCGCGCTCGCAGTTCGCTTATCTCCCGAAAAGGCAGATAGTCTTGCCGCCAGGCCAGTCCGTTTTTGTCGTCGATGACGATCTGTCCATGCGGACCAGCATGAACAGGCTGCTGCGCGGGCACGGTTTCGACGCGACACTGTTCGACTCCGCAGGGGCCTTGCTGGAGTACGGGCGATTTGACAACGCAATCTGCATCGTCCTCGACATCAATCTCGGTGGAACGTCGGGTATCGATGTGCGGCGGAAACTGGCCGAGCAGGGCGTCACTGCGCCGGTGATCTACATCACCGGCAACGACAGCCCCGCGAACCGCGCCGCGGCGCTTGCATCGGGCTGCATTGCCTATTTGATCAAGCCTTTCATGGCGCAGTCGCTGATCGAATCCGTCGAACGCGCCGGCATCCCGTAG